The Streptococcus oralis region GTTTATCGATGCTCGAAATATGGGAGAAATGATTGACCGTAAGCATCGCGACTTTATCGACGAAGACATTAAGAAGTTGGCAGATACCTTTGAAGCCTTTCAAAATGGAAACCTTGAAGATGTTAAAGGTTTTTGTGCGTCTGTTGAAACAGCAGAAATTGCAAAGCAAGATTTTATTCTTACGCCAGGGCGTTATGTAGGTATTGAGGAAAAAGAAGATGACGGAGAACCATTTGAAGAGAAGATGGACCGACTGACGACAGAACTATCAGAACTTTTTATTAAATCCCATAAATTAGAAGATGAGATTCGAGAAAGATTGGGGGAGATTGGGTTTGAAATATAAGGAGGTAAATTTAGGTGAACTTGTTAGCTTTGTTTCAAAAGGTATTCCACCAAAATATATTGAGACTAAATCCGATAATACTATCGTTGTACTTAATCAAAGGACGAATAGAAATTTTCAAATTGATTACTCTTTGTCACGGTTAAATGATTTATTGAAGAAAAAAGTACCTACAAATAAGATACTAATAGATTATGATATTTTGATAAATTCTACAGGCGTTGGAACAGCAGGACGAGTTGCTCAATTAGTAAAAGTACCTGAATTGACTACTGTAGATGGACATATGATAATTGTTAGACCAGATGAAGAGAAAATAGATCCTTTGTATTTAGGTTATGCTCTTAAAGCACAACAAGTAAAAATTGAAGGATTACAAGAAGGATCAACTGGGCAGACTGAGTTAAATCGACAACGATTATTGAATGATATTATTATACAATTTCCTGAATCAAGAAAATTACAACAAGATATTTCCAGACTATTCTTTTCACTTGATGAAAAGATTGAGAATAATAAAAAGATAAATCATCATTTACTGGCTTGATCAATAGAAATTTCGCCAGACAGAAGTTTTGGGAGGAGAGTGTCCCTAATATTAGTTAGTTTATCAATTTCTTTATTGTTGTTGGCTATATTCTCAATAAAGGAGTTGAATAAAAATAATTTTTCTTTATTACTTGTCATAAAAATATCAAAATGTTCTATCTGACCTTTTGTTATAAATTTTATGACAGAACCTCTATGTCCAGAAGTAATATCGTTTAAAAAATATTTAATTGCATAATACAGATAGCCAAAGTGTTCATCATTATTAGGGATTAGAACATAAGTTCTTTGGTAAGCTTCAAATTTTCCATTAAATATTTTAACATTAAAGTCTCCATTACCTGCCAATAAAATTGCTCTAGCATCAAATGAATAATTGTCCGTATAAGAAATGTTTTGAGAACAACTAAAAAACGGATATTCTCCTCCTTTTGCAATATTTGCATCTTTTTTGCCGGTAATAACAGGGAAGAAATCTCCTAATTTGTTGGTGACTTCTTTTTTACTAAACTCTTCTTTAAAAATAGATAAGGCCATCTGCTCTAAATGATGATTTATCGTTTTAAGCTATCCATAGAGTATAATAAAAACGAAAGGTAGGTAGCTTATGAAAGATAAATTAATCACACAAATTACAACAGATATGGCCAATCATTTAAGTACTCAACAATTAGAAAATCTGCAAAAGGTACTAATGGCGGCTTTTATCAATGTAGAAATTGCAGAAATAAAAACAGTAAATAAGCAGAAGAGTAATGAGAAATTGCTTGAGTTATTTATTTCTGCAAAGCGGATTGAAGGTTGTAGTGAAAAGTCTTTAAAATATTATAGAATGGTCATTGAGAATATGTTTACCAGTCTTAATTTGATTGTAAGAGATATAGCGACTAGTGACTTACGGACTTATCTTGCACATTATCAACGAGAACGAAAATCTAGCAAAGTAACTATTGATAATATGCGTCGGATTTTTAGTAGTTTTTTTAGTTGGCTTGAAGATGAGGATTTCATTCTCAAAAGCCCTGTGCGCCGGATTCGTAAGATAAAGACGGATAAAACGATTAAAGAAACTTTTTCTGATGAAGGATTAGAACTGCTGAGAGATACCTGTCATGAAATTCGTGATTTGGCCATGATTGATTTATTGGCTTCAACTGGAATGCGGGTAGGTGAACTAGTGAGATTGAATAGAGAGGATATTAATTTTTATGAAAGAGAATGTATTGTCTTTGGTAAAGGGAATAGTGAGCGAATCGTCTACTTCGACGCTAGAACAAAGATTCACTTGATAAACTACTTGGACAGTCGTCAGGATGATAATCCAGCTTTGTTCGTTTCCTTGTCATCTCCACATGATAGATTGCTAATCGGAGGGGTAGAAACAAGATTGAGACAACTCGGTGTAAAAGCAGATTTAAATAAAGTCCATCCGCATAAATTCAGACGGACATTGGCGACACGCGCCATAGACAAGGGCATGCCCATCGAACAAGTCCAGCACTTACTTGGCCATGTCAAGATAGATACCACCATGCACTATGCCATGGTCAATCAAGCGAATGTAAAAAATTCGCATAGGAAATATATAGGTTGAGGAGAAGTAGAAATTGAATAATTGGAAGAAAGTGAAACTTTCAGATATTATAGAATTTAATCCCCGAGAAACTTTGTCAAAGGGAGCTATTGCTAAAAAAATAGCGATGGAAAAATTAGAACCTTTTACGCGCGATATTCCCGAGTTTGAGTATTTTGAATTTAGAGGTGGTACCAAATTCAGAAATGGGGATACTTTAATGGCACGTATTACTCCAAGTCTTGAAAATGGAAAAACGTCTAAGGTAAATTTATTAGACAAAGATGAAGTAGGGTTTGGGTCTACTGAGTTTATTGTTGTAAGAGCCAAAGAAAATATTAGTGATGAAAATTTCGTTTATTATTTAATGATTGCTCCAAATATCAGAGGAGTTGCTATTAAATCAATGGTAGGAACTTCAGGCAGACAAAGAGTTCAGCTAGATGTTCTCAAAAATCACGAAATTCTATGTCCTCCGTTAAAAGAACAAATTAGAATTGGTAAAATTCTTAAGGTGCTAGATGATAAAATTGAGAATAATAAAAAGATAAATCATCATTTAGCGGCTATTAGTAAGAATTATTTGAAGATTTTCTATTCAAGTAATTCTATTAAATTAGGAGATATATTTGAATTAAAATCAGGCTATGCGTTTAAGAGTAAAGACTGGGTTGACGAAGGTAAACCAGTAATCAAAATAAAAGATATAGATGGGATAACTGTTGATATTACTAATCTAAATTATGTAAAAAATAAGTCTCAATTATCAAAGGCTTCAAACTTTGAGGTGTTTGGAAAAGAAATTGTAATGGCTCTAACGGGGGCGACTACTGGAAAAATCGGCGTTATTCCAAAAAATTTTAAGGGATATGTAAATCAGCGTGTTGGTTTATTTTATGCTAAAACAGAACTTTCTTATGCAGTCCTTTGGTCTATTTTGCAACAGCAAAATATAATTACAGACTTAATCAAACTTTCTAGCGGTTCTGCACAAGCAAACTTGAGTCCATTTTCAGTGAATAGTTATGACTTGAATGTAACATTTAAAGATTTAATTGAGTTAGACAAAGTACTCTCTCCTCTTTATGAGTTATTTTGTTTCAACCTTTCAGAAATTCAAAGGTTATCTAAACTAAGAGATACTCTCCTACCCAAACTTTTATCTGGTGAACTCTCTGTCAATCAAGCCAGTAAATGATGATTTAGCGTACAAAATGAAAAAGGTAGTATAAAATTGAAAGTTAT contains the following coding sequences:
- a CDS encoding restriction endonuclease subunit S, which translates into the protein MKYKEVNLGELVSFVSKGIPPKYIETKSDNTIVVLNQRTNRNFQIDYSLSRLNDLLKKKVPTNKILIDYDILINSTGVGTAGRVAQLVKVPELTTVDGHMIIVRPDEEKIDPLYLGYALKAQQVKIEGLQEGSTGQTELNRQRLLNDIIIQFPESRKLQQDISRLFFSLDEKIENNKKINHHLLA
- a CDS encoding restriction endonuclease subunit S, coding for MALSIFKEEFSKKEVTNKLGDFFPVITGKKDANIAKGGEYPFFSCSQNISYTDNYSFDARAILLAGNGDFNVKIFNGKFEAYQRTYVLIPNNDEHFGYLYYAIKYFLNDITSGHRGSVIKFITKGQIEHFDIFMTSNKEKLFLFNSFIENIANNNKEIDKLTNIRDTLLPKLLSGEISIDQASK
- the xerA gene encoding site-specific tyrosine recombinase/integron integrase; translation: MKDKLITQITTDMANHLSTQQLENLQKVLMAAFINVEIAEIKTVNKQKSNEKLLELFISAKRIEGCSEKSLKYYRMVIENMFTSLNLIVRDIATSDLRTYLAHYQRERKSSKVTIDNMRRIFSSFFSWLEDEDFILKSPVRRIRKIKTDKTIKETFSDEGLELLRDTCHEIRDLAMIDLLASTGMRVGELVRLNREDINFYERECIVFGKGNSERIVYFDARTKIHLINYLDSRQDDNPALFVSLSSPHDRLLIGGVETRLRQLGVKADLNKVHPHKFRRTLATRAIDKGMPIEQVQHLLGHVKIDTTMHYAMVNQANVKNSHRKYIG
- a CDS encoding restriction endonuclease subunit S is translated as MKIFYSSNSIKLGDIFELKSGYAFKSKDWVDEGKPVIKIKDIDGITVDITNLNYVKNKSQLSKASNFEVFGKEIVMALTGATTGKIGVIPKNFKGYVNQRVGLFYAKTELSYAVLWSILQQQNIITDLIKLSSGSAQANLSPFSVNSYDLNVTFKDLIELDKVLSPLYELFCFNLSEIQRLSKLRDTLLPKLLSGELSVNQASK